The region GGCGCGCGGCCCCACTTCTCAAAATTTGAATTACCGGAGCTACAACATGAGTCATTTCACCCGCGTCGGCTTCATCGGACTGGGCGTGATGGGCGAACCCATCTGCCGCAACCTGGCGCAAAAAGGCGGCTTGCCCGTCCTGGGCTGCGACATGAACCCCGAGCCCCTGGCCCGCCTGGCGCCGCATGGCGTGCAGGCCGTCGACGTTGCCACCATCGCCCGCGAATGCGACATCATCTTCCTGTCGCTGCCCTCCGGCGAGATCGTCGAGAAGCTGGTGCGCGGCGACAACGGCCAGGCCGGCCTGCTGGCCGCTTCCCGCCCCGGCCAGGTCATAGTCGACACCAGCACGTCGCCCGTGGACACCACGCGCCGGCTGTCGGCCGAGTTCGCCGAACGCCAGGTCACGTTCATCGATGCCCCCGTGGCGCGCACGCGCGCGGCCGCCGAGGCCGGCACCCTGTCGGTCATGGTCGGTGCCGAGCCGGACGTCTTCGAACGCGTGAAGCCGCTGATCGCCACCTTCGCCAATGAAATCACCCTGTGCGGCGGTGTCGGCAGCGGCCAGGTGGTCAAGATCCTCAACAATATGGTGCTGTTCGAGACCGTCACCGCCATTGCCGAGGCCCGCGGCATCGCCCGCCGCTCCGGCGTCGATCCCAAGGTCATCCTGGAAACCTTCACGCTGGGTTCGGCGGACAGCTTCGCGTTGCGCAACCATGGCTTAAAGGCTATCCTGCCAGGTCAATTTCCCGAGAAAGCGTTCCCGGTGAGCTACGCGCGCAAAGACCTGAACTATGCGTTGCGGCTCGCCGAACAGACCGGCATCCCGGCGCACGGCGCCCGCAACGTGGACCAGTGGTTCGAGGCGGCGCTGGCGCGTGGCCTGGGTGACCGATACTGGCCCGTCATCAGCCGTGTGATCGATGACGAGGATGGTGGCAACGCCTCGGGCCACTAGCCTACATCACCGTCCCCCCGCCTCATGAGCCGTACCGCCGCCCCCCAGGACACCGCCGACGGCGTCGCCGCCGTCGAACGTGCGCTATCCATCGTCGACACTATCGCCCAGCGGACCGACCCCATCAGTCTCGCGGATCTGTCGCGCGCGACCGGGTTCTACAAAAGCACCCTGCTGCGGCTGATCGCATCCCTGGAAAAAGCCAACCTGGTGGTGCGGCGCGCCGACGGCCGTTATGCCTTGGGACTGTATGCCCACAAGCTGGGACGCGCTTATGAAGCCACATATCGCCTGGCCGAGATCATGCAGCCGCTGTTGCAAGGTCTGGTCGATCACGGCACGGAAAGCGCGTCCTTCCACGCTTATCATGACGCGCAGTCGCGCATCTGCCTGTTGCGCGTCGATTCCCACCATTCGACTCTGGATCGCATCCGCGCCGGCGACCTGCTGCCGCTGAGCAAAGGCGCGGCGGGCAAGCTGCTGACGGCCTACTTCACGCAGGGCGCCAGCGTGGCGGACGCGGGACTGCTCATGACCTCCATGGGTGAGCGCGATCCCAGCTGCGCGGCGGTGGCCAGTCCGGTGTTCGGCCCGGACGACGACATCCACGGCGTGATTTCCCTGTCCGGCCCCAAGGAACGCTTCACCCCCGCGGCGATCAAGAAGATGTCCAAGCTGGTGCAGGAAAGCGCGGCCCAGGCCACGCTGGCCCTGGGTGGTCGCTGGCCGGACTGAGCCTGGCGGCGCGCGCGCTTCGGGAGGCACTCGATGTCGCGGCGCAGCACAAACGTTACGAGACTATCGCGCTTATAACCTGTATAGTCATTTCATAATTTGTATGTCGCATATCCAATATTTAGGATTTGCGGCAAGACCGAGACAAACCCTCCCCGATGACCCGCCGCGCGCCGCGAGCGGGCGTCGCCTGCCAGCCGTCCCCCCCGGCCTACCGACATGCAGCAGCTATCCGCCTTGCGTCCCGCCCTTCCGATACTGTTGGGGGCGGCGGTCATGCTGAGCCTGTCGATGGGCATGCGCCAGAGCCTGGGGATTTTCGTGCCGCCGCTGACGCGCGACCTGGGCATCTCCGTCAGCGACTTCACCATCGCCATCTCCGTACAGAACCTGGCCTGGGGCATCCTGCAACCCATCGCGGGCGCCATGGTGCCGCGTATCGGTTTCCGGCCGCTGCTGGTGACCGGCGCTTTCCTGTTCCTGCTGGGCCTGGTCCTGCTCGCCAGCGCGCATGGCTTGCCGCTGGTGATCGTGGGCGCCGGCGTCTGCATCGGCGCCGGCCTGGCCGCCACCGGCAGCAGCATGGCGATGGCCGTGTCGGTGCGGCCCGTGTCGGCGGCGCAGCGCAGCCTGGTGCTGGGCCTGGTGTCTTCCGCCGGCTCGCTGGGCGCGATGATCGCCGCGCCACTGGGCCAGGTGGTCATGCAACACTGGCATTGGCGCATGGGCACCGTGTCCTTCATTGTGCTGGCCGTGATCATGCTGCCGGCGGCCTGGTACGCCGGCAGCGTCGACCGCCTGCCGCGCCCCGTGGCGCCGCGCTCACCCACCGGCGTCGAAATGACGGCAGCCCAGGTGCTCGGCATGGCGATGCGGAACGGGCCCTTCGTGATCATGGCCCTGGCCTACTTCGTCTGTGGCATGCAGCTGGTCTTCCTGACCACCCATCTGCCGACGTATCTCGATCTTTGTGGCATGGATCCCATGCTGTCGGCCAAGGCACTGGCGATGATCGGCGGCTTCAATGCCCTGGGCAGCCTCTTCTTCGGCTGGGCCGGCGGTCACTTCAACAAGCAGGCGCTGCTGGGCTTCATCTATATCCTGCGGTCGCTCACCCTGGTCTGGTATTTCCACAATCTGCCTACGCCCGAGACCACGCTGATCTTCGCGGCCGTCATGGGCTTTCTGTGGCTGGGCGTGGTGCCGCTGGTGTCGGGCTGGATCGCCGAGACCTTCGGCCTGCGCTGGCAAGCCATGCTGATCGGCGTCGCATTCTGCAGCCATCAGCTGGGCAGTTTTACAGGCGCGATGGGTGGCGGCTACGTCTACGACCTGCTGCACAACTACGACCTGGCGTGGCAGATCGGCGCGGCCGTCGGCGTGACGGCGGGCCTGGTGCAACTGGGCACCGTCGTGTTCTGGCGCCGGCCGCGCTCAGGGCTGCCCGCCTGATCCGGCGGCCATCCAGGGCGCGCCCGGCTCCCGGCTTCGGGTCGCCGTGACCTGGGGATCGTGCAGCAGGACATCAGCGAACTGGCGGACCAGGCCGCCGGACGGGGCGTCCTGGCGGGTGACCAGGTGCAGGTCGCGCAAGGCCCAGGCATCCAGCAAGGCCACGCCAACGAGCGTGCCCCCGCGCAGGTCGGGCTCGGCCACGCTGGTCGGCACCAGGGCCAGTCCCACGCCGGCACGCACCAGATAAAGCACCGACGCGAAATCGTGCGCATGCACGCGCACATTCAAGGACTTGCCTGCCTTGGCGGCCTGCGTTTCGAGGAAATGGAAATTGCTGCTGGCCCGGTCCATGCAAACGAAACCATGGGACAGGGCTTCCGCGAAGGCAATGCGCGGGCGCGTGGCCAAGGGGTGGTCGGGCGGCGCGGCGCAGATCAGCCTGTCGATCGCGTACAGCTCGCAATGCAGGTCGGCATCCTGCGAGCGACCCGCGAAGATGCCGATATCCGCTTCCCCGCGCCTGATGGCGCCGGCGATGGCTTCGCTGTCCGCTTCCTGCAGATCGACGTCGATATGGGAATTGGTCGCCAGGAAACGCGCCAGGCTGGGAATGATGAAGCCGTTCAGGGAACTGCTGTTGGCCAACAGACGGATGCGGCCTTTGAGATTACGGGCGTAAGCGCCGACCTCGTCCTGCATGGCCTGCAGATTCGCCAGCAGGACATCGGCGTGGCGCGCCAATGCCTCGCCGGCGGGCGTCAGGGTCATGCCCTTGGCCGAGCGCAGGAACAGCGGACTGCCGGCGGTGTACTCCAGGTTCTTCAGCCGGTAGCTGGCCGACGGCGCCGTCATATGCATGGCGGCCGCGCCCGCGGAAAGATTGCCGGCCTGCACGATGGCCTTGAACAGGCGCAGATCCTTCAGTTCATAGGACATCGTGGCACTCCCGGTTCATCCACCTTTTGTGCGCGCTTTTTTCTCATCCAGGAAAGCCTGCATATAGCGACCCGGCTCTCCCGTCCCAAATGCCGCGCCGAACTCCAGCACGCCATTGCGGATCGAGACCTCCAGCGGCTCGTCTTCCCATTCGCGCAGCAGGCGCTTCTGCTGGGCCAGCACGCGTGGGCCCAGCCCGGCCAGCATACCCGCAATCCGGTCCACTTCCGCGTCCAGCGCGGCCGGCGCCACCACGCGATCCAGCAAACCCCAGGACAAGGCAAGATCGGCTTCCACCACTTCGCCGGTAAGCAGCATCCAGTTGGCGCGCGCCTTGCCCACCAGACGGGGCAGCAAGGCGGCGTGGATGATGGACGGCACGCCGACTTTGACCTCGGGCATGCCCATATGGGCCTGCTCGGACGCGATGCGCAGATCGCAGGCCAGGGCCAGTTCCATGCCGCCGCCCAGGCACCAGCCCGGTATGCGGGCAATCACGGGCATCGGCAACAGGCGCACGCCATCGCAAAGCTGGCGCAGGCGATCGATGTAGCCGATGGCGCCGGCATGGTCGAAGCCGGCCATTTCCGTGATGTCGGAGCCGGCGACGAAAGCCTTCTCCTGCTGTGCCCGCAGCACGACGACGCGCACGTCGTCACGGCCGGCGATGTGATCGAGCGCCTCGATCAAGCCCTCCACCACGCGCGCGCTGAGGATGTTGAGCTTGCCGGCGTCACGGATCTCCAGGGTCGCCACTCCCTGCGGCGTCAGGGAGAAGCCCGCGTGGGGATGGGAAAAATCGTCCTGTTTCATGATGTTCCTGCCTACAGTTTCTGGAAGCCGATATCGTTGACCACCTTCTGCCAGACGCCATAGGAGTGCTGGATCACGGCGGCGAACTGTTCACGCGTGGTGTAGTCCGGCACGGCCCCCTGTTGCTCGATGGCGGCGATGACCGAAGGCTCGGCCAGCACCTGCTTGATGGCGCCGTTCAGCTTGTCGAGGATAGGCGCCGGCGTGCCCTTGGGCGCGGCCAGGCCGAACCAGCTGGGGGTGTTCAATTGCGGATAGCCCAGCTCCGCATAGGTAGGCACGTCCGGCAGGCTCTTGACCCGCTGCGGCGAAGCCACCGCCAGCGCGCGCAACTTGCCCGACGCGATGAAGCCCGCCGAGGACGGCAGGTTATCGAACACCACCTGCACCTGGCCCGCCATCAGGTCCACCAGCGCGGGTCCCAAACCTTTGTACGGCACGTGCAGCATCTTGGTGCCGGTGCTGCTAAGGAAGAGTTCGCCGAACAGATGGCTGTAGCCACCGCTGCCGGACGAGCCGAACGCATCGCGGCCGGGCTTGGCCTTGAGCTGGTCCAGCAGTTGCTGGAAGGTCTTGATGTTCGAATCACCCCGCACGTCCAGGACACCCAGCACGTTGGCCAGGTTGCTGATGGGCGCGAAATCCTTGACGGGGTCGTAGCTGGATTTCTCGTGGACCGCGGGATTGACGGCGTGCGAGCTTTCCACCGCCATCACCAGGGTGTAGCCGTCGGCCGGCTCGCGCGCGGCGTACGCACTGCCCAACGCACCGCCGGCGCCGGGTTTGTTGACCACCACGACGGTCTGTCCCAATACTTCGCTCAGCTTGGGCGCGACGATGCGGGCCATCAGGTCTGTGGTCCCGCCTGGCGCGTAGGGAACGATCAGCTGCAGGCTGTGGTCCGGGTAGGCCGCCGAAGCAGGCGCGGCGAGCGCGGCGGCGCCCAGGGCAAGGGTCAGGGCGCCGGCGGCGCGATACAGCGTGGGGAACATGGATGTCTCCGGATATTGTTATGGGAATAGTGCGGGATCGATACAGCGGTAAAGCGATGCTCAGGGGATGCTCAGGATTTCTCTGCCAGGCGGCTGAGCACCGCCTCGGTGTGCTCTCCCATCAAGGGGGGCGGCCGTAACGGGGTATCGGGTTCGCCGGCGAGCATGGGATTGCGCACCAGCGGGATTGCGCCGAAGCGCGGGTGGTCGGCATGACGCAACATGCCGCGATGACGCACCTGCTCGTCGGCGAAGACTTCTTCCAGCGTATTGACCGGCCCCCAGGCGATGCCAGCGGCCTCAAGCTGCGTGGTCCAATGCGCGCGGTCGCGCTGGATCAGGATGTCGCCCAGAATGGCGCGCAAGGCCGGCAGGTTCTCGACGCGGCCTTTGTTGCTGGTGAAGCGCGGGTCGGTCGCCAGGTCTGGACGTCCGCACAATGCGCACAGGCGGGTGAACTGATCATCATTGCCGACCGCCAGGATGAAATGCCCATCGCTGGCGCGGAACACTTCATAGGGTGCCAGATTGGGATGGGCATTGCCGGTACGGCCGGGGTTCTGTCCTGAAATCAGATAGTTGGCGCCCTGGTTGGCGTTGATCGCCACGGCAACGTCCAGCAAGGCAATGTCCAGATGGCCGCCCTCGCCGGTGCGACCGCGGCGCAGCAATGCAGCCAGGATGGCCGATGTGGCGTACATGCCCGTCGCGATGTCGACCACCGGCATGCCCGCGCGCAATGGACCGGCACCGGGCTCGTCATCGGCGCGTCCGGTGTAGCCCATCAGGCCGCCCATGCCCTGGAAAATGTAGTCATAGCCCGGCCGCGCCGCTTTCGGGCCATCCTGGCCGTAGCCGGTAATGGAGACGTAGATCAGACCGGGCCGCAAGGCCTTCAGGGTCTCGTAGTCCAGGCCATACCGCTTCAGGGTGCCTGCCTTGTAGTTCTCCACCAGCACGTCGGTATCGCGCAGCAAGGCCAGCAAGGTGGCGCGATCCGCCTCGGCGCTGAAGTCCAGGCAGATGGATTGCTTGTTGCG is a window of Bordetella sp. N DNA encoding:
- a CDS encoding LysR family transcriptional regulator, with the translated sequence MSYELKDLRLFKAIVQAGNLSAGAAAMHMTAPSASYRLKNLEYTAGSPLFLRSAKGMTLTPAGEALARHADVLLANLQAMQDEVGAYARNLKGRIRLLANSSSLNGFIIPSLARFLATNSHIDVDLQEADSEAIAGAIRRGEADIGIFAGRSQDADLHCELYAIDRLICAAPPDHPLATRPRIAFAEALSHGFVCMDRASSNFHFLETQAAKAGKSLNVRVHAHDFASVLYLVRAGVGLALVPTSVAEPDLRGGTLVGVALLDAWALRDLHLVTRQDAPSGGLVRQFADVLLHDPQVTATRSREPGAPWMAAGSGGQP
- a CDS encoding NAD(P)-dependent oxidoreductase, yielding MSHFTRVGFIGLGVMGEPICRNLAQKGGLPVLGCDMNPEPLARLAPHGVQAVDVATIARECDIIFLSLPSGEIVEKLVRGDNGQAGLLAASRPGQVIVDTSTSPVDTTRRLSAEFAERQVTFIDAPVARTRAAAEAGTLSVMVGAEPDVFERVKPLIATFANEITLCGGVGSGQVVKILNNMVLFETVTAIAEARGIARRSGVDPKVILETFTLGSADSFALRNHGLKAILPGQFPEKAFPVSYARKDLNYALRLAEQTGIPAHGARNVDQWFEAALARGLGDRYWPVISRVIDDEDGGNASGH
- a CDS encoding tripartite tricarboxylate transporter substrate binding protein, with the translated sequence MFPTLYRAAGALTLALGAAALAAPASAAYPDHSLQLIVPYAPGGTTDLMARIVAPKLSEVLGQTVVVVNKPGAGGALGSAYAAREPADGYTLVMAVESSHAVNPAVHEKSSYDPVKDFAPISNLANVLGVLDVRGDSNIKTFQQLLDQLKAKPGRDAFGSSGSGGYSHLFGELFLSSTGTKMLHVPYKGLGPALVDLMAGQVQVVFDNLPSSAGFIASGKLRALAVASPQRVKSLPDVPTYAELGYPQLNTPSWFGLAAPKGTPAPILDKLNGAIKQVLAEPSVIAAIEQQGAVPDYTTREQFAAVIQHSYGVWQKVVNDIGFQKL
- a CDS encoding IclR family transcriptional regulator; protein product: MSRTAAPQDTADGVAAVERALSIVDTIAQRTDPISLADLSRATGFYKSTLLRLIASLEKANLVVRRADGRYALGLYAHKLGRAYEATYRLAEIMQPLLQGLVDHGTESASFHAYHDAQSRICLLRVDSHHSTLDRIRAGDLLPLSKGAAGKLLTAYFTQGASVADAGLLMTSMGERDPSCAAVASPVFGPDDDIHGVISLSGPKERFTPAAIKKMSKLVQESAAQATLALGGRWPD
- a CDS encoding MFS transporter yields the protein MQQLSALRPALPILLGAAVMLSLSMGMRQSLGIFVPPLTRDLGISVSDFTIAISVQNLAWGILQPIAGAMVPRIGFRPLLVTGAFLFLLGLVLLASAHGLPLVIVGAGVCIGAGLAATGSSMAMAVSVRPVSAAQRSLVLGLVSSAGSLGAMIAAPLGQVVMQHWHWRMGTVSFIVLAVIMLPAAWYAGSVDRLPRPVAPRSPTGVEMTAAQVLGMAMRNGPFVIMALAYFVCGMQLVFLTTHLPTYLDLCGMDPMLSAKALAMIGGFNALGSLFFGWAGGHFNKQALLGFIYILRSLTLVWYFHNLPTPETTLIFAAVMGFLWLGVVPLVSGWIAETFGLRWQAMLIGVAFCSHQLGSFTGAMGGGYVYDLLHNYDLAWQIGAAVGVTAGLVQLGTVVFWRRPRSGLPA
- a CDS encoding enoyl-CoA hydratase, yielding MKQDDFSHPHAGFSLTPQGVATLEIRDAGKLNILSARVVEGLIEALDHIAGRDDVRVVVLRAQQEKAFVAGSDITEMAGFDHAGAIGYIDRLRQLCDGVRLLPMPVIARIPGWCLGGGMELALACDLRIASEQAHMGMPEVKVGVPSIIHAALLPRLVGKARANWMLLTGEVVEADLALSWGLLDRVVAPAALDAEVDRIAGMLAGLGPRVLAQQKRLLREWEDEPLEVSIRNGVLEFGAAFGTGEPGRYMQAFLDEKKARTKGG
- a CDS encoding CaiB/BaiF CoA-transferase family protein — its product is MLSKVLDNVRVLDLSRILAGPWCTQNLADLGAEVLKVERPGQGDDTRKWGPPYIRSTDGEETFSAYFTCCNRNKQSICLDFSAEADRATLLALLRDTDVLVENYKAGTLKRYGLDYETLKALRPGLIYVSITGYGQDGPKAARPGYDYIFQGMGGLMGYTGRADDEPGAGPLRAGMPVVDIATGMYATSAILAALLRRGRTGEGGHLDIALLDVAVAINANQGANYLISGQNPGRTGNAHPNLAPYEVFRASDGHFILAVGNDDQFTRLCALCGRPDLATDPRFTSNKGRVENLPALRAILGDILIQRDRAHWTTQLEAAGIAWGPVNTLEEVFADEQVRHRGMLRHADHPRFGAIPLVRNPMLAGEPDTPLRPPPLMGEHTEAVLSRLAEKS